ATAGCCTCTGTAGTTAAAAATTATAGTATATCTAAATTGCACAATTAATAGCACAATTCTGAGTTGCACATAAAAATCCGAAAGTAATTAGCAATATTAGCTATGCTACTATTCACTTAAGATTGATTTCATGATTACTCCTCATGCTGTCTTTCAAAGCTAAATGTCAGAATTAGTCTTAGTCTATATAGCaacaggagtttttttttttttaacatagttttTCTATACAACAGATAAAATATGTAGTATAGTTAATACAAAGATTACGGAATAGCTATTATTCTGTACCCCCAATTAAGAGATCCCATTATATTAGTTTCTTAAATGGAACCACCCATATTAACAAGAAAATGAAGCAAGCACAGCCTATATtttggaaggaggaggaggtttACATTAGGAATATGCCTAGCCAAacttaatttatgtttttaatagctttattttcatttaggaatttttttttttttttttttttttttgagatggagtttcactcttgttgcccaggctggaacgagatggcatcatctcagctggtgcagtctcggctcaccacaacctccgcctcccaggttcaagtgattctcctgcctcagcctcctgagtagctgggattacaagcatgtgccaccacgcccagctaattttgtatttttaatagagatggggtttctccatgttggtcaggctggtcttgaacttgcgacctcaggtgatctgcccacctcggcctcccaaagttctggaattacagatgtgagccaccacacctggcctcaggatttttttttaatcacagggtttccctctgtcacaGATAAAATCTGCAATGTAATTGATATAAAGACTATCAAATGGCCATCTGTACCTCAAAAAAAGACTGAAACTTCTTAAATACTCTTTCCAGAGAGCATGCATAGCGCCCAAAAAGTggctcatttaaatttttttgctatGTTGGGAGGCCTAATAACACATTTGATTTGAGTCTTTAgatagatttattttcatttaaacataTTATGCATTTAATATGCAAAGTTACAAGTTGATGTGTtctgttttaaacttttaaaatgtaggaTGAAGACACTGTTTGAAGAGATCAAagcatcaattaaaaataactataaccAAGATCGATCATTTTGGAGGCCTGTTCTTCCTTGGGGGGGTGTTTTTACTATCAAAGCTGGCCGCAAAGCAGTATCCTGTACACCGCTGTATGTTGAAATAAGACTGAAAAATACCTGCACCATAGATGGATTCTTGATGTTATTATATGTCAttcttaatgaaaatgaaaatttcccTAGGGAACTCTCTCTTCATTTTGGTAGAGAGTTTGTAGACTGTTTTCTCTATTTAATGGACACCTACAGTTTTACAACTGTGAAGCTACTTTGGATTTGGGACAAGATGGAAAAACAGCAATACAAATCTGAAGTCCATAAAGCTTCATTAATCATTGATTTGTTTGGGAATGAGCATGATAATTTTAcgaaaaatcttgaaaatctcATGTCTACCATTCAAGAGAGTTACTGTTCCAACTGGCGATGCCCAACTCGAGTGCAGGAGGATCAGCAGCGCACAATTAATATAAAGTAAGTTGGTCTAACATCTGTTTTGTcacttatactttttttttaatgaatgttgCTTTAGATATGTAGTCGTGTACCCCATAATAACATTTGGTTCAACAGAGGACCACATATGCCATGCTGGTTTGTAGGATACTGTGTATTTAGTATacctttctatgtttaggtacacAAAGACCATTTTGTtaaaattgcctacagtattaAGTACAGTAACACGCTGTAtggatttgtagcctaggagcaataggctttACCATATACCCTACGTGTGTAAAAGGTTATAAATCTAGTTTTGTGTAAGCACATTCTAGGATGTTTACACACTATGAAATCATCTAAGGATACATTTCTCAGGGAATGTGTCCCCATTGGATGACAAATGACAGTATTGCCAAAGTACTCGTTAAAGTACAGAGCCTTTATAATTACTTATGCATGAA
The window above is part of the Macaca fascicularis isolate 582-1 chromosome 7, T2T-MFA8v1.1 genome. Proteins encoded here:
- the DORIP1 gene encoding uncharacterized protein C14orf28 homolog translates to MKTLFEEIKASIKNNYNQDRSFWRPVLPWGGVFTIKAGRKAVSCTPLYVEIRLKNTCTIDGFLMLLYVILNENENFPRELSLHFGREFVDCFLYLMDTYSFTTVKLLWIWDKMEKQQYKSEVHKASLIIDLFGNEHDNFTKNLENLMSTIQESYCSNWRCPTRVQEDQQRTININPPQEIPHGNLIRLAVDELFCSKIGLCEEHGCGGLREFSQRVFCHGAPPFVVLNMQHWKSEDLAYVPYYLDLSDHKYLLEGATLFNKEEHHYSAAFQIGGHWMHYDGLRNVNLILLNKPPEFLLLSSLVYIRATEK